A portion of the Manihot esculenta cultivar AM560-2 chromosome 2, M.esculenta_v8, whole genome shotgun sequence genome contains these proteins:
- the LOC110608712 gene encoding zinc finger protein 197, translated as MEQDHEKKHVCKLCNKSFLSGRILGGHMRIHVARDSAKEEVKLENNNMGIEGYGLRENPKKSWKSSGLKHTDGVSVQESLECRVCGKQFEFPRSLHGHMRHHSAEERKGIRCKECGKGFRTLRSLTGHMRLHSEKCKVPTESITGSRPNLVVMTLSDTEPASLVRRKRSNRKRYKVTPNSSFSSLNESVSGFEVEEEVEEVALCLMMLSRGVCKWGEFKSIGEPLDNGSVPFEAKSLYHNNRIGWRSEDGDYVLEDNELFKKKRPREQKLDPCASDSKNQTSECSDCDSDIVCNVEKKIALEVPIENFYQVAESMGPKLEDESRLLLCDAEIKKGIHDATDSSATESESSQEFTAEIGLDLAGLEYVKCTPSKRTTFKACDAKVGKEFCTEMICSTSDFDLADDSKKKSQFQCRICNKMFPTYQALGGHQTFHRATKSSVASKIEQHQEDIETNLLPDKTDLSSKLAKAECVKDSGEEEEENGVTMTNYQSKKSKEHKCHICSKNFVSGQALGGHKRAHHAKAREELNLAMQQEDREMSDAPEINAPDMLDTEANPEYGLESWWAGVRNYKNESLVDLIAN; from the coding sequence ATGGAGCAAGATCACGAAAAGAAGCATGTGTGCAAGTTGTGCAACAAGAGTTTCTTGAGTGGGAGAATCTTGGGAGGCCACATGAGGATTCATGTAGCTAGAGATtcagctaaagaagaggttaagCTTGAAAACAACAATATGGGTATTGAAGGTTATGGCCTAAGAGAAAACCCCAAGAAATCGTGGAAATCGTCAGGCTTGAAACATACTGATGGTGTCTCTGTTCAAGAAAGTTTGGAATGCAGAGTGTGTGGCAAACAATTTGAGTTCCCAAGATCTCTCCATGGTCACATGAGGCATCACTCGGCGGAAGAAAGGAAAGGAATTCGCTGCAAAGAATGTGGAAAGGGGTTCCGGACTCTGAGATCTCTCACTGGTCACATGAGGCTGCACTCTGAGAAGTGTAAAGTCCCAACAGAATCAATTACTGGTTCAAGGCCTAACTTGGTTGTAATGACTTTATCAGATACTGAGCCTGCGAGTCTTGTGCGAAGGAAGAGATCAAATAGAAAAAGGTACAAGGTTACTCCTAATTCTTCTTTTTCTAGCTTGAATGAATCTGTATCTGGTTTTGAAGTTGAGGAAGAAGTGGAAGAGGTGGCTTTGTGTTTGATGATGCTATCTAGGGGTGTATGCAAATGGGGGGAATTCAAGTCAATCGGTGAGCCTTTGGACAATGGTTCTGTGCCGTTTGAGGCTAAATCTTTGTACCACAATAACCGAATTGGCTGGAGAAGTGAGGATGGAGACTATGTTTTGGAGGATAATGAActtttcaagaagaaaaggcCAAGAGAGCAGAAGTTAGATCCTTGTGCTTCAGATTCTAAGAATCAGACCTCTGAATGTAGTGATTGTGATTCTGATATCGTGTGTAACGTTGAAAAGAAGATAGCCTTGGAAGTTCCCATTGAGAATTTTTATCAGGTAGCTGAATCCATGGGGCCTAAACTGGAGGATGAATCTCGGTTGCTTTTGTGTGATGCTGAAATAAAGAAGGGAATTCATGATGCAACGGATAGCAGCGCCACTGAATCAGAGTCAAGCCAGGAGTTCACAGCAGAAATTGGATTGGATCTTGCTGGTTTGGAATACGTAAAATGCACTCCAAGCAAGAGAACCACTTTTAAAGCTTGTGATGCTAAAGTGGGGAAGGAGTTTTGCACTGAGATGATATGTTCAACTTCAGATTTTGATCTTGCAGATGATTCTAAGAAAAAGAGCCAATTCCAGTGCAGGATCTGCAACAAGATGTTTCCTACTTATCAGGCACTTGGTGGTCACCAAACATTTCATAGAGCAACAAAAAGCTCTGTTGCTTCAAAGATTGAGCAGCACCAAGAGGATATTGAGACTAACCTTTTGCCGGACAAAACTGACCTTTCAAGCAAGCTTGCCAAGGCTGAATGCGTTAAGGATTcaggggaggaggaggaggaaaatggAGTTACTATGACAAATTATCAGTCAAAGAAGAGCAAGGAGCATAAATGCCATATCTGCTCTAAAAATTTTGTGTCGGGCCAAGCTTTGGGAGGTCACAAGAGGGCTCATCATGCTAAAGCAAGAGAAGAGCTGAATTTGGCAATGCAACAAGAGGATCGTGAGATGTCTGATGCACCTGAGATTAATGCCCCTGACATGCTTGATACAGAAGCCAATCCAGAATATGGTTTAGAGTCATGGTGGGCTGGAGTTCGCAACTACAAAAACGAGTCACTAGTGGATCTTATAGCTAACTGA
- the LOC110608757 gene encoding uncharacterized protein LOC110608757: protein MIHKRPFVGDDSYEVAFKYPRNLEHVDKLAPIVSFNDYHQKTTISDGDVNLHNLQDAGSSANESVAVDSNGTNKLESAPSGCFPHFLWINNGILEADNLSLFPEYFDHGHQLRALLQQPDEMSSSLEYPFRKPVSIGPEHQAFVPEWEGPITSSNNLQPDKSNPEVLFARSSSPSIRVDDGYEERLMGICVIPMPDSEASVTHCCWGTKTDCSCLDQGSIGCVKQHVVEARQRLRENLGEEVFEGLGFNDMGEDVAKKWTEEEEQVFHDLILSNPASLGRNFWVHLAAAFPSRTKKELCNYYFNVFMLRRRTEQNRFDPLNIDSDNDEWQRSEDGMEEGDEDSAVESLGGHAYYQEDHAEDCNTHIEEDDDEMVASKESANDDDIQRGATDEEYEGDIDDISEAHVGIATDDCGGDTGFKLLGISSNMGNDFDIEDGSCTSYECQRDNIDSCGPVDTASVYDGRHSSQE from the exons ATGATTCACAAACGGCCTTTTGTTGGTGATGATTCTTATGAGGTTGCTTTTAAGTACCCTAGAAACCTGGAACACGTTGATAAGCTAGCTCCTATTGTCTCTTTTAATGATTATCACCAGAAAACTACAATTTCAG ATGGAGATGTCAATCTTCATAACCTTCAAGACGCTGGGAGCTCTGCAAATGAATCGGTTGCTGTGGATTCAAATGGCACCAACAAGTTAGAAAGTGCTCCTTCTGGCTGTTTTCCCCATTTTTTATGGATCAACAATGGAATTCTTGAAGCAGATAACCTCTCACTTTTCCCAGAATATTTTGATCATGGACACCAGCTAAGGGCTTTACTGCAGCAGCCTGATGAGATGTCCTCATCTCTTGAGTATCCTTTTCGGAAGCCAGTTTCAATTGGACCAGAGCATCAAGCTTTTGTTCCAGAGTGGGAGGGTCCAATTACCTCTTCTAATAACTTACAGCCAGATAAGTCCAATCCCGAAGTTTTATTTGCACGATCATCCAGCCCCAGTATCAGAGTTGATGATGGTTATGAGGAGAGGTTGATGGGTATTTGTGTTATTCCTATGCCTGATTCAGAAGCATCTGTAACCCATTGCTGTTGGGGCACCAAAACTGACTGTAGTTGCCTTGATCAGGGATCTATTGGATGTGTGAAACAGCATGTTGTGGAAGCTAGGCAGAGACTTAGGGAGAACCTTGGGGAGGAGGTATTTGAGGGACTGGGTTTTAATGATATGGGAGAAGATGTAGCAAAAAAATGGACTGAAGAGGAGGAGCAAGTCTTCCATGATTTAATCCTATCAAACCCTGCATCATTGGGCAGGAACTTTTGGGTCCATTTGGCAGCAGCATTCCCTTCCCGAACAAAAAAGGAGCtatgtaattattatttcaatGTATTCATGCTTCGAAGACGAACTGAACAGAACAGGTTTGACCCACTAAACATTGACAGTGATAATGATGAGTGGCAAAGAAGTGAAGATGGAATGGAAGAGGGAGATGAAGATTCTGCAGTGGAATCTCTCGGTGGACATGCTTATTATCAGGAGGATCATGCTGAGGATTGCAATACACACATTGaggaggatgatgatgaaatgGTTGCTTCAAAAGAGAGTGCTAATGATGATGATATTCAGAGAGGTGCAACTGATGAGGAGTATGAGGGAGATATAGACGATATTTCAGAAGCACATGTTGGTATTGCCACTGATGATTGTGGTGGCGATACTGGCTTTAAACTTTTAGGGATTTCTAGCAACATGGGGAATGATTTTGATATTGAAGACGGTTCATGTACATCATATGAGTGTCAAAGAGACAATATTGATTCCTGTGGTCCAGTTGATACTGCAAGTGTATATGATGGAAGACACTCCAGTCAAGAGTGA